Proteins encoded in a region of the Streptomyces sp. PCS3-D2 genome:
- the tal gene encoding transaldolase, protein MTDALKRLSDEGVAIWLDDLSRKRITSGNLAELIDQSHVVGVTTNPAIFQKAISGGEGYERQLTDLATRKVTVDEALRMITTADVRDAADILRPVYDRTDGQDGRVSIEVDPRLAHDTAATIAEAKQLAWLVDRPNTLIKIPATKAGLPAITEVIGKGISVNVTLIFSLERYREVMDAYLAGLEKAKAAGLDLSLIHSVASFFVSRVDTEIDKRLDAVGTDEAKSLKGKAALANARLAYQAYEEVFSSDRWAALERAGANKQRALWASTGVKDPAYKDTLYVDDLVAPNTVNTMPEATLEATADHGQITGDTVRGSYEQARAELDAVAKLGISYDDVVQLLEDEGVEKFEASWNDLLKSTEAELQRLAPTEA, encoded by the coding sequence ATGACAGACGCACTCAAGCGCCTCTCCGACGAAGGCGTGGCGATCTGGCTGGACGACCTGTCCCGCAAGCGCATCACGTCCGGCAACCTGGCCGAGCTCATCGACCAGTCGCACGTGGTCGGGGTCACCACCAACCCGGCGATCTTCCAGAAGGCGATCAGCGGTGGCGAGGGCTATGAGCGACAGCTCACCGACCTCGCGACCCGCAAGGTCACCGTGGACGAGGCGCTGCGCATGATCACGACGGCGGACGTCAGGGACGCCGCCGACATCCTGCGCCCGGTCTACGACCGCACGGACGGCCAGGACGGCCGCGTGTCGATCGAGGTGGACCCCCGACTGGCCCACGACACCGCGGCGACGATCGCCGAGGCCAAGCAGCTGGCCTGGCTGGTGGACCGGCCGAACACGCTCATCAAGATCCCGGCCACGAAGGCCGGCCTGCCGGCGATCACCGAGGTCATCGGCAAGGGCATCAGCGTCAACGTCACGCTGATCTTCTCGCTGGAGCGCTACCGCGAGGTCATGGACGCGTACCTGGCGGGGCTGGAGAAGGCCAAGGCCGCAGGCCTGGACCTCTCCCTGATCCACTCGGTCGCCTCCTTCTTCGTGTCCCGCGTGGACACCGAGATCGACAAGCGGCTCGACGCCGTCGGCACCGACGAGGCGAAGTCCCTCAAGGGCAAGGCGGCCCTCGCCAACGCCCGTCTGGCCTACCAGGCCTACGAGGAGGTCTTCTCCTCGGACCGCTGGGCCGCCCTGGAGCGCGCCGGAGCCAACAAGCAGCGTGCGCTGTGGGCCTCGACGGGCGTCAAGGACCCGGCGTACAAGGACACCCTGTACGTGGACGACCTCGTCGCCCCGAACACGGTGAACACCATGCCGGAGGCCACCCTGGAGGCCACCGCCGACCACGGGCAGATCACGGGTGACACCGTGCGCGGCAGCTACGAGCAGGCGCGTGCCGAGCTCGATGCGGTCGCGAAGCTGGGCATCTCGTACGACGATGTCGTTCAGCTGCTTGAGGACGAGGGCGTCGAGAAGTTCGAGGCGTCCTGGAACGACCTGCTGAAGTCGACCGAGGCGGAGCTGCAGCGCCTCGCCCCCACGGAGGCCTGA
- the zwf gene encoding glucose-6-phosphate dehydrogenase, with protein MSVNGANPLRDAQDRRLPRIAGPSGLVIFGVTGDLSRKKLMPAVYDLANRGLLPPGFSLIGFARREWEHEDFAQEVYEAVKEHSRTPFREEVWQQLVQGCRFVQGDFDDDAAFETLKATIDDLDKAQGTGGNFAFYLSVPPKFFPKVVQQLKDHGLAQKEGSWRRAVIEKPFGHDLKSAEELNKVVHEVFPRDEVFRIDHYLGKETVQNILALRFANTMFEPIWNRSYVDHVQITMAEDIGIGGRAGYYDGIGAARDVIQNHLLQLLALTAMEEPGSFHPKALVAEKLKVLTAVQLPEDLGKHTVRGQYAAAWQGGEKVVGYLEEDGIDPKSKTDTYAAIRLEINNRRWAGVPFYLRTGKRLGRRVTEIAVVFKRAPYLPFESGATEELGQNALVIRVQPDEGVTVRFGSKVPGTSMEVRDVTMDFAYGESFTESSPEAYERLILDVLLGDANLFPRHQEVELSWNILDPIEEYWDKHGKPAQYPAGTWGPVEADEMLARDGRSWRRP; from the coding sequence TTGTCTGTAAACGGAGCGAACCCGCTTCGTGACGCACAGGACCGGCGGCTCCCGCGCATCGCGGGGCCGTCCGGCCTGGTCATTTTCGGCGTTACGGGTGACCTGTCGCGCAAGAAGCTGATGCCTGCCGTCTACGACCTGGCCAACCGCGGCCTGCTCCCGCCGGGCTTCTCGCTCATCGGGTTCGCCCGCAGGGAGTGGGAACACGAGGACTTCGCCCAGGAGGTGTACGAGGCGGTCAAGGAGCACTCGCGCACCCCCTTCCGCGAGGAGGTCTGGCAGCAGCTGGTGCAGGGCTGCCGCTTCGTCCAGGGCGACTTCGACGACGACGCCGCCTTCGAGACGCTGAAGGCGACGATCGACGACCTCGACAAGGCGCAGGGCACGGGCGGCAACTTCGCCTTCTACCTCTCCGTCCCGCCGAAGTTCTTCCCCAAGGTGGTCCAGCAGCTCAAGGACCACGGTCTGGCGCAGAAGGAGGGCTCGTGGCGGCGTGCCGTCATCGAGAAGCCCTTCGGTCACGACCTGAAGAGCGCCGAGGAGCTGAACAAGGTCGTCCACGAGGTCTTCCCCCGTGACGAGGTCTTCCGGATCGACCACTACCTCGGCAAGGAGACCGTCCAGAACATCCTGGCGCTCCGCTTCGCCAACACGATGTTCGAGCCGATCTGGAACCGGTCGTACGTCGACCACGTGCAGATCACCATGGCCGAGGACATCGGCATCGGCGGGCGGGCCGGCTACTACGACGGCATCGGCGCGGCCCGTGACGTCATCCAGAACCACCTGCTGCAGCTGCTCGCGCTGACCGCGATGGAGGAGCCCGGCTCCTTCCACCCCAAGGCGCTGGTGGCGGAGAAGCTCAAGGTGCTGACGGCGGTGCAGCTGCCGGAGGACCTGGGCAAGCACACCGTGCGCGGCCAGTACGCGGCGGCCTGGCAGGGCGGCGAGAAGGTCGTCGGGTACCTCGAAGAGGACGGCATCGACCCCAAGTCGAAGACCGACACCTACGCGGCCATCCGCCTGGAGATCAACAACCGCCGCTGGGCGGGCGTCCCCTTCTACCTGCGGACGGGCAAGCGCCTGGGCCGCCGGGTGACCGAGATCGCGGTGGTCTTCAAGCGGGCCCCCTACCTGCCGTTCGAGTCGGGCGCGACCGAGGAGCTGGGGCAGAACGCCCTGGTCATCCGGGTCCAGCCGGACGAGGGCGTGACGGTGCGCTTCGGGTCCAAGGTGCCGGGCACGTCCATGGAGGTCCGGGACGTCACGATGGACTTCGCCTACGGCGAGTCCTTCACGGAGTCGAGCCCCGAGGCGTACGAGCGGCTCATCCTCGACGTGCTCCTCGGCGACGCGAACCTCTTCCCGCGCCATCAGGAGGTCGAGCTGTCCTGGAACATCCTCGACCCGATCGAGGAGTACTGGGACAAGCACGGCAAGCCCGCGCAGTACCCGGCGGGCACCTGGGGACCGGTCGAGGCGGACGAGATGCTCGCACGAGACGGACGGAGCTGGCGCCGGCCATGA